A section of the Drosophila sechellia strain sech25 chromosome 3L, ASM438219v1, whole genome shotgun sequence genome encodes:
- the LOC6605502 gene encoding uncharacterized protein LOC6605502: MWSNRCSIFILALLVASGAVKVSGRLPRILPESLAEGDEGVTVRGDCEFKVNGDLNDPAPLFSRHNSYEIIVPDPTDTVRLVNGELLDMFCPGVGFAAPFVNRWQVTATCLQNKYFLVDDLIYPFANFSCTAWPIFTALRSGKDCNGGTDLVQVGFEVEDGGFLQSYELCHDAEAEATRYVHHVLYPSSYDYQHGVARPNFIELDFYGGRDVNTKYTQVQQNITISNILGLDASPYFNFSDNRILARGHMIAKTDQIFGAAQHSTFLFINVAPQWQTFNGGNWERVETSVRKFVADRNLTTDCYTGTWGVSTLPDVDGIERELYMDFDENNNGLIPVPKIYFRVVIDRVTREGIVLIGINNPYLTLEQIQKDYILCKDIGHQLRWLTWYKEDLHEGYSYACSVEDFIEVVKDLPLEDLHTNGILGLDDVTTVEPSTTESSTTTEEPSSTTSTEIPSTTDPTPSSTSVSSTTEEPSSSTASPTTEPPTSTVTSTTEQPTSTVTPTTNPSTSTGTPTTEPPTSTVTPTTEQSSSTTLEPTSTTSSPTTSQPTSSTEESTSTSATSTSTSSPPVTTANPIANPCRFSTNGDLKDPAPLLTPQGALSWLVPDESGLYTVEEGSSIDLHCTGALVSPFNRYTALTARCVGDQLYEAEGQRINIRGFVCQSWPTYAAVRSGQSCAGGTDVVQIGFDVAAGFLSHVELCYDQQEQISRYARYELTPANVAYQKGVAQPGYLRGDFYSGQDVNVLYGQSNQLDAFSTALGLDASQYFDSTKDLYLTRGQLAARLDFVHSSAQRATHFYVNAVPQWRSINIGNWLAVESSLRQFVADEALNVSVHAGSYDISTLPNSQGVQTPLYLNAETKQLPVAKILYRIVIDQESRKGVVLIVVNNPHITLTETLKDYVICEDVGAQIDWLDWDKANLQKGYAYACSVEDFIEVVKDLPTDQLQTTGILGLTNQILDNEVCSFKVNGDLKDPAPLFVVRSELGHARYLEPNQEGLVQLKHGEALEFHCIKSFSGPFSGYTFVNSTCWQQQSILAMGSLYQLQDFVCTSWPTYTARRSGRPCNGGTDLLEVGFQLSSSSSDDFLQTYDVCHDELSEVTRYVHHVLYPGSDQYQRSVSRPSFIPGDFYGGKDVNTLYTQVQQNITVSEILGMDASPYFNTTGNVYLARGHLSAKTDFVFGAAQQASFFFVNAAPQWQTFNGGNWERIEDSVRKFVADENITVDCYTGTWGVSTLPDINGIERELYLDFDENNNGLIPVSKLYFRVIIDRESRNGIVLLGVNNPHATIEQIKKEYIICQDIGAQLSWVSWTKEDLKRGYSYACTVEDFTAVVKDLPLQDLYVDGVLGV, from the coding sequence ATGTGGAGCAATCGTTGCTCTATTTTTATCCTGGCGCTGCTGGTCGCCAGCGGTGCAGTGAAAGTATCCGGAAGATTGCCTCGAATCCTGCCGGAATCTCTCGCCGAAGGAGATGAAGGTGTAACAGTGCGCGGTGATTGTGAATTTAAGGTGAACGGCGACCTAAACGATCCTGCTCCTCTCTTTTCGCGACACAATTCCTACGAAATTATTGTGCCAGATCCCACGGACACAGTGCGTCTGGTCAATGGCGAACTTTTGGATATGTTCTGCCCGGGAGTAGGATTTGCAGCTCCATTCGTAAATCGATGGCAGGTGACGGCTACGTGTCTGCAGAATAAGTACTTTCTAGTCGATGATTTAATCTATCCGTTTGCCAACTTTTCCTGTACCGCCTGGCCCATATTTACTGCCCTTCGGTCGGGTAAGGATTGCAATGGAGGCACAGATCTTGTCCAGGTAGGATTCGAGGTGGAGGATGGCGGCTTCCTGCAGAGCTATGAACTGTGCCACGATGCCGAGGCGGAAGCCACGCGATATGTGCACCACGTGCTCTATCCATCGAGCTACGATTATCAGCATGGGGTGGCGCGACCCAACTTTATCGAACTCGATTTCTATGGCGGAAGGGATGTGAATACCAAGTACACTCAAGTACAGCAGAACATCACAATCAGTAACATACTCGGTCTGGATGCCTCACCTTACTTCAACTTTAGTGACAACCGCATCCTGGCTCGGGGACATATGATCGCCAAAACGGATCAGATCTTCGGGGCGGCTCAGCACTCGACATTCCTGTTCATCAATGTGGCACCTCAATGGCAGACCTTCAACGGAGGCAACTGGGAGAGAGTGGAGACTAGTGTTCGGAAATTCGTGGCCGATCGTAATCTCACCACTGATTGCTATACAGGCACTTGGGGTGTTTCAACCCTTCCCGATGTGGATGGCATTGAGAGGGAGCTATATATGGACTTCGATGAGAACAACAATGGCTTGATCCCAGTGCCCAAGATTTATTTCCGTGTTGTCATCGATCGGGTGACTCGCGAAGGCATTGTGCTAATAGGCATTAATAATCCCTATCTGACACTGGAGCAAATCCAAAAGGACTACATACTGTGCAAGGATATTGGCCATCAGCTAAGATGGTTAACTTGGTACAAAGAAGATCTGCACGAGGGTTATTCCTATGCTTGCTCTGTGGAGGATTTCATCGAAGTGGTTAAGGACTTGCCGCTGGAGGACCTGCACACAAATGGTATCCTTGGACTGGACGACGTGACCACTGTTGAGCCTTCGACTACCGAAAGTTCCACAACTACTGAAGAGCCGAGCTCAACTACGAGCACCGAAATCCCATCAACCACTGATCCTACACCTAGTTCCACTAGCGTTTCTTCTACCACCGAAGAGCCAAGCTCATCTACCGCCTCACCTACCACTGAACCACCCACCTCCACAGTTACATCCACCACTGAACAACCTACCTCCACAGTTACACCCACCACTAATCCATCCACCTCGACAGGTACACCTACAACTGAACCACCCACCTCCACAGTTACACCCACAACAGAACAAAGCTCGTCTACCACTCTGGAACCTACTTCAACTACATCTTCCCCTACCACTTCACAACCAACTTCATCAACCGAAGAATCAACTTCAACATCTGCAACGTCTACCTCTACTTCAAGTCCTCCGGTGACTACTGCCAATCCCATTGCCAATCCCTGTAGGTTTAGTACAAATGGTGATCTCAAGGACCCTGCTCCACTACTAACACCGCAGGGAGCTCTCAGCTGGCTGGTGCCCGATGAAAGTGGGCTTTACACCGTGGAAGAAGGATCTTCCATTGACTTGCACTGCACTGGAGCTCTGGTATCACCATTTAATAGGTATACAGCTCTGACCGCTCGTTGTGTTGGTGATCAATTGTACGAGGCCGAAGGACAGCGGATCAATATTCGAGGATTCGTCTGCCAGAGTTGGCCCACCTATGCGGCAGTCCGATCGGGACAATCCTGCGCTGGTGGTACGGATGTGGTGCAAATCGGCTTCGATGTGGCTGCCGGTTTTCTTAGCCACGTTGAGCTGTGCTACGATCAGCAGGAGCAGATCTCCAGATACGCTCGCTACGAACTGACTCCGGCCAATGTGGCTTACCAAAAGGGTGTTGCTCAACCGGGCTATCTCCGAGGTGATTTCTATAGCGGCCAAGATGTCAATGTTCTATATGGCCAATCGAACCAGCTGGATGCATTTAGTACGGCCCTGGGATTAGATGCCAGTCAGTACTTCGACAGCACTAAGGATCTCTATTTGACCAGAGGGCAGCTGGCTGCTCGTCTTGATTTCGTTCATAGTTCCGCCCAGAGAGCAACCCACTTCTATGTCAACGCAGTTCCGCAATGGAGAAGCATCAATATTGGAAATTGGCTTGCAGTGGAATCAAGTTTAAGGCAATTTGTGGCGGATGAGGCACTAAATGTGAGTGTACATGCCGGCAGCTATGATATCTCAACTCTACCCAATTCACAAGGTGTCCAGACACCTTTGTATCTGAATGCTGAGACCAAACAACTGCCAGTAGCTAAGATCCTCTATCGCATTGTTATCGATCAGGAAAGTCGCAAGGGAGTAGTTTTAATTGTGGTCAACAATCCACATATAACTTTGACGGAGACCCTCAAGGATTATGTGATCTGTGAGGATGTGGGAGCGCAAATCGATTGGTTGGACTGGGACAAGGCAAACCTGCAGAAGGGCTACGCCTATGCGTGCTCTGTAGAAGATTTCATCGAAGTGGTTAAGGATTTGCCCACAGATCAACTACAAACAACAGGAATTCTTGGTTTGACTAACCAGATCTTGGACAATGAAGTGTGCAGCTTTAAAGTGAACGGTGATCTCAAGGATCCGGCTCCTTTATTTGTAGTCAGGAGTGAATTGGGTCATGCGAGGTATTTGGAACCGAATCAAGAAGGATTAGTTCAGCTAAAACATGGAGAAGCCCTTGAGTTCCACTGCATCAAGTCCTTCAGTGGACCCTTCTCTGGTTATACCTTTGTCAATTCAACATGCTGGCAACAGCAGAGCATCCTGGCAATGGGCAGCTTGTATCAGCTGCAGGACTTTGTCTGCACTTCCTGGCCAACATACACTGCTCGTCGCTCTGGTCGTCCTTGCAATGGTGGTACTGATCTGCTTGAAGTGGGATTCCAGCTGTCATCCTCCTCGAGCGATGACTTCCTGCAGACCTATGACGTGTGTCACGATGAACTGAGCGAGGTCACCCGCTATGTGCATCATGTTTTGTACCCCGGAAGTGACCAATACCAGCGATCTGTATCCAGGCCATCCTTTATACCCGGCGACTTTTACGGAGGCAAGGATGTGAACACTTTGTACACGCAAGTTCAACAGAATATCACGGTTTCCGAGATTTTGGGCATGGATGCCTCACCCTACTTCAACACCACTGGTAACGTCTATCTGGCTCGGGGTCACCTTTCTGCAAAGACCGACTTTGTCTTTGGGGCCGCTCAACAGGCGAGCTTCTTCTTTGTGAATGCGGCACCTCAGTGGCAGACCTTTAATGGCGGAAACTGGGAACGAATCGAGGATAGTGTGAGGAAGTTTGTGGCGGATGAAAACATCACAGTGGATTGCTATACGGGCACATGGGGTGTGTCCACCCTGCCGGATATAAATGGCATTGAAAGGGAGCTCTATTTGGACTTTGATGAAAACAACAATGGCCTAATTCCAGTGTCAAAGTTGTACTTCCGCGTGATTATCGATCGCGAGAGCAGAAATGGCATCGTTCTGCTTGGAGTTAACAATCCACATGCCACCATAGAGCAAATCAAAAAGGAGTACATCATCTGCCAGGATATTGGCGCCCAACTGAGCTGGGTCAGTTGGACCAAAGAGGACCTAAAGAGGGGCTATTCATATGCCTGTACTGTGGAGGACTTTACTGCAGTGGTGAAAGACCTACCCTTACAAGATCTGTATGTCGATGGAGTCCTGGGTGTTTAA
- the LOC6605503 gene encoding putative mediator of RNA polymerase II transcription subunit 26 isoform X3 has translation MELFCIYLILATAIVVQGYRKFGLNCEDIACISGKKCIVSRVPCENPDQQEGEQCGTYPECQSASLGETMTDPEMDSDATLSQFHNRSARQIPMRPMPGPMPMPGAMPYPGPVPMNAPAPGRAYYPSYMGQPYVGQPMPGPMPGAMPMMPMMPQGGGAMGGTSIIVEPLLILPMGIGAGTGTGVNQNPYYGPNGAYPTYNNYNPYNTYTTARPNYDYNNYNNNNNNYPNYNNNNGNNNNYNDYNSYG, from the exons ATGGAACtcttttgtatatatttaatattagcCACGGCAATTGTTGTCCAAGGATACAGGA AGTTTGGACTCAATTGTGAGGATATTGCCTGTATATCTGGTAAAAAATGCATTGTATCCAGAGTTCCCTGCGAAAATCCAGATCAGCAAGAAGGAGAGCAATGTGGAACCTATCCGGAGTGCCAATCAG CTTCTCTGGGGGAAACGATGACGGATCCCGAAATGGATTCAGATGCGACACTCTCACAATTTCACAATCGATCGGCACGACAGATTCCTATGCGCCCCATGCCAGGACCAATGCCAATGCCAGGAGCGATGCCGTATCCTGGACCTGTTCCAATGAATGCACCAGCTCCGGGACGTGCGTATTATCCCTCGTATATGGGACAACCGTACGTTGGACAGCCGATGCCTGGACCCATGCCGGGTGCCATGCCCATGATGCCAATGATGCCCCAGGGAGGTGGAGCTATGGGTGGTACCAGCATAATTGTGGAGCCCTTATTAATCCTGCCAATGGGCATTGGGGCAGGCACGGGTACGGGCGTAAATCAAAATCCATATTACGGACCAAATGGGGCTTATCCCACCTACAACAATTACAATCCCTACAACACGTACACTACTGCACGACCCAACTACGACTATAACaattataacaacaacaataataactaCCCGaattacaataacaataatggcaataataacaattacaACGATTACAACTCATACGGTTag
- the LOC6605503 gene encoding uncharacterized protein LOC6605503 isoform X1 produces MELFCIYLILATAIVVQGYRKFGLNCEDIACISGKKCIVSRVPCENPDQQEGEQCGTYPECQSDQLTSDFTIDTTQSTANTRNSIIIPSTSTSRNRNNRESDFELLTDFSNTDTFATHAGQRQANVLVIVQDGSQQSQQPNPWLNRGQSPPCTVSPLYPYSCTYPGYPNSGAGLPSYPQQRSANGPQLVPPTPPCYYNCYPRVRSSSYGQYGYPLARSANPSLTNNYLIYLTLAG; encoded by the exons ATGGAACtcttttgtatatatttaatattagcCACGGCAATTGTTGTCCAAGGATACAGGA AGTTTGGACTCAATTGTGAGGATATTGCCTGTATATCTGGTAAAAAATGCATTGTATCCAGAGTTCCCTGCGAAAATCCAGATCAGCAAGAAGGAGAGCAATGTGGAACCTATCCGGAGTGCCAATCAG ATCAGCTGACCAGCGATTTCACCATCGACACTACACAGTCCACTGCCAACACACGAAACAGCATCATCATACCCAGCACCTCCACGAGTCGCAATCGGAATAATAGGGAAAGTGACTTTGAACTGCTGACCGATTTCAGTAACACCGATACATTTGCCACCCATGCAGGCCAACGGCAGGCTAATGTTTTGGTTATTGTTCAAGATGGTTCCCAGCAATCTCAGCAGCCAAATCCTTGGCTGAATCGAGGGCAAAGTCCCCCCTGTACCGTCAGTCCCCTCTACCCATATTCCTGCACTTATCCTGGTTATCCGAATTCGGGAGCAGGATTGCCTTCTTATCCGCAACAGCGATCGGCCAATGGGCCACAATTAGTTCCTCCCACTCCACCATGCTACTATAACTGCTATCCCAGAGTGCGGTCAAGTTCATATGGTCAATATGGATACCCCCTAGCCAGATCAGCCAATCCCTCATTAACCAATAACTATTTAATCTACCTCACATTAGCTGGCTAA
- the LOC6605503 gene encoding P32 adhesin isoform X2, whose product MELFCIYLILATAIVVQGYRKFGLNCEDIACISGKKCIVSRVPCENPDQQEGEQCGTYPECQSVLHRFRRTPQMPYQPVGMPAPMPPGYPPPRPPFPIQQPRQVAPQYVIPPQPNPQYAIQYQANRQYAMQGKPNSANPGLYFSVGMSYPTYMSYNGRSAGNSPPSFYNPYPPSYSTYNYNINLPFSVGS is encoded by the exons ATGGAACtcttttgtatatatttaatattagcCACGGCAATTGTTGTCCAAGGATACAGGA AGTTTGGACTCAATTGTGAGGATATTGCCTGTATATCTGGTAAAAAATGCATTGTATCCAGAGTTCCCTGCGAAAATCCAGATCAGCAAGAAGGAGAGCAATGTGGAACCTATCCGGAGTGCCAATCAG TTTTGCACCGTTTCCGGCGAACGCCACAAATGCCCTATCAGCCTGTGGGGATGCCAGCTCCAATGCCACCCGGGTATCCACCACCTCGCCCACCGTTTCCAATTCAGCAACCTCGTCAAGTTGCACCACAATATGTGATTCCACCTCAGCCCAATCCACAGTACGCAATTCAATACCAGGCCAACCGGCAATATGCCATGCAAGGAAAACCCAACTCGGCCAATCCTGGGCTCTACTTCTCAGTGGGGATGTCCTATCCAACGTATATGAGCTATAATGGACGTTCCGCTGGGAACTCCCCTCCATCATTTTACAATCCGTACCCACCCAGTTATAGTACCTATAATTACAATATCAACTTACCCTTTTCGGTCGGATCTTAA